Genomic DNA from Hymenobacter jejuensis:
AACCTGCGCGAGATTGAGGAAGTGAAAAAATACTTCCCCAACCACGCCGTCATTGCTTCCCTGATGGTGCAGAGCCGCGCAGAATGGCATCAGATTGTGCGCGACGTCACCAATGCTGGCTCCGACGGCATTGAGCTGAACTTTGGCTGTCCGCACGGCATGTGCGAGCGGGGCATGGGGTCGGCAGTGGGGCAGGAGCCCGAGGTACTCCGAACCATTGTGGAATGGGTAATGGAAGTAGCCCAGATTCCGGTGATTGTGAAGCTGACGCCTAACATCTCCGACATTACCGAGCCGGCTCGGGCCGCGCGTCTAGGTGGTGCGGACGCTATTTCGCTCATCAACACCATTCAGAGCATTGTGGGCGTCGATCTGGATAAGTTTGCGCCTTACCCAATCGTGGATGGGAAAGGCACAAACGGCGGCTACTGCGGCCCCGCCGTAAAACCCATCGCCCTGAATATGATTAAGAACTGCGCCCAAGACCCGGAGGTGCGCCTGCCGATTTCGGGCATCGGAGGCATCGAAAATTGGCGCGACGCTGTGGAGCACATCTTGCTGGGTGCCAGTTCAGTACAAGTGTGCACGGCGGCCATGCACTTCGGGTTCGGCATCATCCGCGAAATGACCGCCGGCTTGGAGCAATACATGACGGAGAAGGGCTTTCACACCATCTACGACATGGTCGGGAAGGCGCTGCCCAACGTGCTGCATTGGGAAGAGCTGAACCTGAAGTACAAGGTGACGGCCAATATTCACGAAGACAAGTGCATCGGTTGTCAGCTGTGCTACACGGCCTGCGAAGACGGCGCGCACCAAGCCATTGCCCTGCGCGAAG
This window encodes:
- the preA gene encoding NAD-dependent dihydropyrimidine dehydrogenase subunit PreA, which produces MPDLSINFAGIKSPNPFWLASAPPTNSGYQVMKAFDAGWGGAVWKTLGVPVVNVSSRYGSVNYRDKRMIGFNNIELISDRPLADNLREIEEVKKYFPNHAVIASLMVQSRAEWHQIVRDVTNAGSDGIELNFGCPHGMCERGMGSAVGQEPEVLRTIVEWVMEVAQIPVIVKLTPNISDITEPARAARLGGADAISLINTIQSIVGVDLDKFAPYPIVDGKGTNGGYCGPAVKPIALNMIKNCAQDPEVRLPISGIGGIENWRDAVEHILLGASSVQVCTAAMHFGFGIIREMTAGLEQYMTEKGFHTIYDMVGKALPNVLHWEELNLKYKVTANIHEDKCIGCQLCYTACEDGAHQAIALREGTRVPEIIEENCVGCNLCSLVCPVENCITMERTDSGTEHLTWKERTEAETIPTTFNDDRAGGLHHWVPEPTAALGKEKHKTLPGKARQLGNPAPATDVVNES